From bacterium, the proteins below share one genomic window:
- a CDS encoding prepilin peptidase, producing the protein FGWLMLRGRCYDCGAPIPIRYWLFELFFGALFALAGWWFWPG; encoded by the coding sequence TTCGGCTGGCTGATGCTCCGCGGCAGGTGCTACGACTGCGGCGCGCCAATCCCGATCCGCTACTGGCTGTTCGAGCTGTTCTTTGGAGCGCTGTTCGCTCTGGCGGGCTGGTGGTTTTGGCCAGGGTAG